Genomic segment of Microtus ochrogaster isolate Prairie Vole_2 linkage group LG5, MicOch1.0, whole genome shotgun sequence:
cagcCTTTCCCCCTatattttttttatggaaaaattcaaatgaacaaaataattgcGGAAACAACATAGTGAACTTGGTATATCTGTCACTCTTGGTGTTCGGGTGACCTTACTTCTAGCCACCAGTCAACTCCTTTCAAGGTGGCTCCCAGTTATTTTGTTAAGAAGTGGGCAGTTTTAAATGGATCCCACCATCAATATCTTGATGTTTGCCCACTACTCTGAAAGATCAGAGGCTTAGAGAACATAAAAGGGTCTGGGCTGTTGGTCTTTTCCAGAAGGGGATGTTCCAGTGCTCACTGTTCTGCAGCTGCTGTGGCTCTGCCGTGTTTGCCATCACTCATGTGAGGGATtcatctcacagaaaactctTGTGAGCAGACGATGGCGGCGGGGTAGGGGCGGGGGAGTGTTCGTACACATCAGCACACTACGGCATTTGTAAAGTACTCGGCCCCGTAGAGGAGGGCAGGGTGACTTAAGAAGTCCTGGTTGAATAATTCGAAACTGCCCAAAGTCCAACAGTCATAGAATGACACCAGGAACACTAGGCTTCCGGGACAAGAAGATCTCAGACGCCCCTGCTGCCTTTGTGCCCCGGGCAGTTCACTTCAGCTTTCCGGTTCTTGCCTGACTCCCTCAGTTTGGGAGAGGAGCACTGTACTGAAATTACAGAAATTGTTTCTTAAGACTATAGACTCACAAGAGTGGCTTTCAGTTGCcaagctgtggtggtgcacggaggcagggacaggcagatctctgacttgaggccagcctggtctggataGGGAGTTCCAGATCatccaggactgcacagagaaactcagtctcaaaacacCGAAtaacatagaataaataaaaatagtggcTCAGACCCGATGGGTCATAGACTTCGCCTCtcgctttttatttatttcttttctttttgagacatgatctcacacGGTAGCctagactggtctagaactcactgtgcgCTCCAGCTCACAATGCTCCCTTTCCCATGCTGGGCTTCTCCTCTCGTTTTGAAGAAGGACCCGAGGTTGCCCCAGTTGCATCACCCAGGTCAAGGATACAAAACTGAAAccatcagggctggagagctggctcaatggttaagaacacttgttcttacaaaggacctgggtttgattcccagcacccacatggcagctcactgttGTCTGTCATTCCAGTGCCgggagatccagcaccctcttctgacctccctgggcaccaggcttGTGATTGGTACATAggtatacatataggcaaaacatacacaaaaataaatctaaacaataattaaaataaaaatatcagatatCCAGGAGCACTGTCTTTATGAGTCTGAAATCTTGGTagtgcttttatatatatatatatattacttgatCTGTTTGATTAGACAGTGATCTCCTCTACCTTCATCTGtgccaaaataataaataaataagaaaagaaaaaagagtaggCTGTTTATTTCCCAAGCGGCCTAACATTTGGGAGACTAACCAGCTCCTTCCATTGAGCAGAGATAAATTAGAGAACAGGGTGATAAGAGGGTGTCCGAAGACTCCTGGGAAGTCGGTTTGGAGAATGAGAGATCCCATTCTCAGTAAACTTGTGGACACCTTTTTGTGGCTCACCATTAGTGAAAAAATAAGTTACTTGCCCCATTATAAAGAAGGGAACCAAGTTAGGGACTTTAAGCCTCAGTGATTTGCGCCATTTTTATCGCTAGAATTGGTAATTCTTTCTTCAAACTTCCCTTTGCAGGCTAGCTAACGACCAGGAGAAACAGAGTGGAAAATGCAAAACAACGAAATTATTAAGCCGGCCAAATACTTCTCCGAGCTGGAGAAGAGCATCTTGCTTGCTTTAGTGGAGAAGTACAAGTATGTGCTGGAGTGTAAGAAAAGCGATGCGCGGACTATCGCCCTCAAGCAGCGCACCTGGCAGGCGCTGGCGCACGAGTACAACTCCCAGCCCAGCGTGTCGCTGCGGGATTTCAAACAGCTCAAGAAGTGCTGGGAGAACATCAAGGCTCGGACCAAAAAAATTATGGCCCACgagagaagggagaaagtgaAGCGCAGCGGGAGCCCCCTGCTGAGTAACCACGTCCTGGGCAAGGAGAAGATCAGCAGCATGCTGCCGGAGCAACTGTACTTCCTGCAGAGCCCGCCTGAGGAGGAGCCCGAATACCACCAGGACGCAGCTGCTCAAGGTACTTCCCGGGCCGAGGGGCTACACTGGCTGGAACAGCTtaacactggattttttttttaaagacttatttatttaatgtatatgggggctctgtctgcatgtacgaCCTTATACCAGAACAGgtcatcagatcccactatagatggttgtgagccaccatgaggttgctgggatgaactcaggacctctagaagagcagagagcaaccagtgctcttaaccactgagccaagtcTTCAGCCCCTTAACACTGCAACTGTAAAATGCTTCAAATGTGTAAGAAATGTTAATATCAGACTGGGTTGTTACACAGGGCCTTCAGAACAGAAATCccgatttttttttatttttatttatgtagagACGATTATAACTTAACCATAAAGAGCGCACGTGTATCATGCTCATTAACGCAGTATTCTGATTGCTTAGTTCAAACCATGtctgttttattaaaagaaatttgaTGGGGATTTCTGTTTGTTCACTCGgtcttttaaaaagctgtttttgAGAAGCGACTGTTAGTGATTTCCTGCTTTAAATCACTCAAAAGGGCTTGTTAAATGAGTAAACTATTTCCaatttagaaacagaaacacaggatTAGTgactcaagagatggctcagtgattcagagcacttgctgttcttacagaggaccagagttcagttcccagcacccacgtttgGCAGTggacagttgcctgtaactccagcccctgGGAATCAATACTGTATTCTGGTTTGTGCAGGCATCCCCATGCTCATATACAGGGCCACATACAGTCATATACACGCAAAGATGAATTaactatatacatatttatatatacatatatatacatatttctttaataaacatatatattaaatatatatacacagagtttctctgtgtagccttggctatcctggaacttactctgtagaccaggctggccacactcacagagatccacctgcctgtgtctcaagagtgctgggattaaaggcgtgcgccaccatgcctgactagaaatataaatttaaaaaaaaattcatccaaaGTACAAAGACTAAATAAGCAAAACACCGTGTTAGCATTCACTCCAGTTCTTACCAGTATTTCCACTCACTGTAGTACTGTGACCCAATTCTCTTATTTGTGTCATTCTAGGGATTTAGAGAAATTCTAGGAACGAAAGTTAAATTTTAACATACTCCTCTTGAAAAGAGCAAAACATGCCACATATAATTCtcagggaaggaagagacagtcTGCAATCAAAGATGTATGGTTGGTTACCCATGGCTTCAGAAGGTGGGCATCAAGGGGTGCCCCTGTCTGCAGGCAGACAGAGGGTAGAAAAGCAGATAGATAAACTGCCAACAGCTCCCACCTCTTTTAAGACAGGAAGTGACACCTTCTATAAAAGGTCATTGCAGTTTGCAGAAGGTACACCACAGCAGAGGAAGGCCGGTGGGCTTGCGACGGGGCTGCACAGAGATGCTCCGAGGACCCAGCAAGCACTTGCCTGGGAAATCTGGGTCTTACCTTGCAGAACACTGAATTCAATGTCCCCAGAGTAGACAGATCTCCGAGGGCCTGGCTCCTGTTAATTAAAAGTCGTAAGAAACTGTTAGAAACCAAGAATGCTGTGCAGAGTGAGAAAGGTAGTTACCATGTGAGCTAAATATGTGCTTTTGATTAACACTTCCCCCCATGGGTGGATCATCCTAGGAAGCCAAATTATGGCCCAAACTTTGCTTGCTAATCAGTTGATTAAGTCCAGGCTAGTAGGCTGGGTGACGACTGTGGTCAGTTGTCATGAACCTTATGTATCATTTCATGACATAGGAGACTGATGTCTGGGTTTTAATTCTCGGGGTCCCATGCCAAGCTAACTCTTGGCAAAGACAGTGTACGTGGGCACCGCCGGCTCTCTTCTCCCTCCGTGCTGCTTCTGTGGAGCATGCGCCTCCTTTGCTGGTCTTTGAGGCTTTGGTCACTTTGCTGTGACTGCAGAGTGTTCAGTCAGTGCAGCCAAAGGCGTGGCTCTGGGAGCCGAGGAAATGGGTTAGCAGGGCTGACTTTCCCTGGGTCCTAGCAGTGCTGACTTTCCCCGGGTCCTGGCTCTGGGAACAGAGGAGATGCGTTAGCAGGGCTGACTTTCCCTGGGTCCTGAGTTGTGCTGAGGAAGACGCTCCTGTGAGCCACTCATTTAGCAAATGTGTGTTCTAGATTGTTATGTGTCAGTTCTGTAGctattctttttatgtttttagttctccttctatcatgtgacTCTTGGGGACTggtctcaggcttggtggcaagtagcTTTATCCAtgagccatctcacaagcccTATAGGGTTGTATTTGGGGAACAACCCTcccacacactttaaaaatctgAGGTAGGATCTAGAGATTTCATctcgtgactttttttttaaatttcagattcagtctcattatgtagacctggctggtctggaactctttatataggccaggctggcattgaGCTAATAGAGGTCTaattgcctctgtctcccaattaCTGGAACAAAAACCATACGCCACTACTCTTGGCTAAAATATGGATCCTTGATGCCCTTTCTGTAGTGGCGTTTGCTAGAGACTCATTTGTAAGACATTTATTAAGATTTGTTTGattttacacatatgtgtgtgacagtgtatgtatgtttgtatatgcacCACGCACATGCAGggtacttgtggaggccagagagggtgtcagataccctggaactggaattacagacagttgtgagctggctgatattggttctaggaaccaaaccctggtgCTTTGCAAGAACAGCGAGTGTTTTTATTACTGAGAGACATCTCTGCAAGTTATTTTAACTTAGATACTTGTACATAGGTCACACTGGAGGTGTTCCTGTTTGCTGGTGTTTGTTAAAACACAACcaaagctcctgcctccatgacaGACCTGAGAGCAATGAGCCTTGACATGCCCAAAGTGATGCTAACACTAACAGCTGAGGCACTGGAACTCTTTCTGCAATTCAAAATGGCTTTGGGGGTTTTAcccattttatatttcagtttaCTTTGGAGAAGTCAGGAGAAGgtcctgcagagatggctcagtgggtacagtgcTGCTCTTCAGAGTCCAGCAGCTCCACAAAACGccagctgtaatcccagttctgtagggagggg
This window contains:
- the LOC101980924 gene encoding myb/SANT-like DNA-binding domain-containing protein 3 isoform X2, with translation MQNNEIIKPAKYFSELEKSILLALVEKYKYVLECKKSDARTIALKQRTWQALAHEYNSQPSVSLRDFKQLKKCWENIKARTKKIMAHERREKVKRSGSPLLSNHVLGKEKISSMLPEQLYFLQSPPEEEPEYHQDAAAQESFAASNRELCEEEKEFVHFPVCEGTSQPEPSCSAVRITANKNYRSKTTQEGALKKMHEEEHHQQMSILQLQLIQMNEVHVAKIQQIERECEMAEEEHRIKMEVLNKKKMYWERKLQTFTKEWPVSSFNRPFPSSP